Proteins from a single region of Sneathiella aquimaris:
- a CDS encoding branched-chain amino acid ABC transporter permease: MVKLNKEIGINCLLAVLLLSVPFVALAVEEPFYITLATKVTILALAGVGLNLALGLGGLVSFGHAAFFGIGGYAAGILASHALNYEPIMLSPFELNGTTQMLIIWPIALLVSGLVALLIGFFSLRTAGVYFIMITLAFAQMIYYFAISWPAYGGEDGLSIYVRNKLPVINTLDPISFFLVTFVILMLVIGLVHILKNSRFGAALQAARQNEERLAAVGIAPFNIRLVAFVISAMITGLAGALFADLNRFVDPTMLSWHMSGEIMIFVILGGVGRLFGPVAGAAMFILFESIFGGLTEHWMLFLGAVLLTVVLFARGGLIGFFAGKARHD; the protein is encoded by the coding sequence ATGGTTAAGTTGAATAAAGAAATTGGCATTAATTGCCTGTTGGCCGTTCTGTTGTTGTCAGTTCCCTTTGTGGCCCTTGCTGTAGAAGAGCCATTTTATATCACGTTGGCAACGAAGGTCACCATTTTGGCCCTTGCTGGGGTGGGGTTGAACCTGGCGCTTGGATTGGGCGGTCTGGTTTCTTTCGGGCATGCCGCGTTCTTCGGCATTGGGGGATATGCGGCGGGTATTCTGGCCAGTCATGCCTTGAATTACGAACCCATTATGCTGTCACCTTTTGAGCTGAACGGCACAACCCAGATGCTGATCATTTGGCCAATTGCGCTATTGGTTAGTGGTTTGGTCGCCTTGCTGATCGGGTTTTTCAGTCTTCGGACGGCGGGCGTCTATTTCATTATGATTACGCTGGCTTTCGCGCAGATGATCTATTATTTCGCGATTTCATGGCCGGCTTATGGCGGGGAAGATGGTCTTTCCATTTACGTTCGAAACAAGCTGCCGGTGATCAATACACTTGATCCGATCAGTTTCTTTCTTGTCACCTTTGTGATCCTGATGCTGGTGATTGGTCTTGTTCATATCCTGAAAAATTCACGTTTTGGCGCGGCCCTCCAAGCGGCGCGCCAGAACGAGGAACGTCTGGCCGCAGTCGGCATTGCGCCGTTTAACATCCGCCTTGTGGCGTTTGTGATTTCCGCCATGATCACCGGTCTTGCCGGGGCCCTGTTTGCCGACCTGAACAGGTTTGTTGATCCCACGATGCTTTCCTGGCACATGTCTGGCGAAATCATGATTTTTGTTATTCTGGGGGGCGTTGGCCGATTGTTTGGGCCGGTGGCTGGTGCGGCGATGTTCATTTTGTTTGAATCCATTTTTGGTGGATTAACCGAACATTGGATGTTGTTTCTGGGGGCGGTCCTCTTAACCGTGGTTCTGTTCGCCCGGGGTGGCTTAATTGGGTTCTTTGCAGGGAAGGCACGCCATGACTGA
- a CDS encoding branched-chain amino acid ABC transporter permease, with protein sequence MSSALLIEQLLNGLQFGVMLFLMAAGLTLVFGVMGLINLAHGSLYMVGAFACAWVANITGSFWLGIMASLAAAAAAGAIVEIAVIRRLYERDHLDQVLATFALILIFSEGTRWLFGSFPLFLNVPDLLAGPVMLPGGIQYPLYRLSIIVIGGLVALGLYLLISKTRLGIRIRAGESDRAMIAALGIDIRLLYTIVFALGAALAGLAGALVGAIQSVQVGMGEPVLILAFVVIVIGGIGSIKGALVGAILVGIVDTMGRFLLPAFFQLFMEAVPATTIGSALASMLIYILMAFILIVKPRGLFPANG encoded by the coding sequence ATGTCGTCAGCGCTTCTTATTGAGCAATTGCTCAACGGCCTGCAGTTCGGGGTGATGCTGTTTCTAATGGCAGCGGGTCTTACTCTTGTATTTGGAGTGATGGGCCTTATCAACCTGGCTCACGGGTCCCTCTATATGGTTGGTGCATTTGCCTGTGCATGGGTTGCTAACATTACTGGATCGTTCTGGTTGGGAATAATGGCGTCTCTTGCCGCCGCAGCAGCAGCCGGGGCCATTGTTGAAATAGCCGTGATCCGTCGTTTATATGAACGCGATCATCTGGATCAGGTCCTGGCGACCTTTGCGCTTATTCTGATTTTTTCGGAAGGTACGCGCTGGCTATTTGGCTCTTTCCCTCTTTTCCTGAACGTACCGGATCTGCTGGCCGGTCCCGTTATGCTTCCCGGCGGCATTCAATATCCACTTTATCGCCTGTCTATTATCGTCATTGGCGGCCTGGTAGCGTTAGGGCTTTACCTGTTGATCTCAAAAACCCGTTTGGGTATTCGCATCCGGGCGGGCGAGTCCGATCGGGCGATGATTGCCGCGTTGGGGATTGATATCCGGCTTCTTTATACAATCGTGTTTGCTCTGGGCGCCGCACTCGCCGGATTGGCAGGTGCTCTGGTGGGCGCAATACAGTCTGTGCAGGTGGGGATGGGCGAGCCGGTCCTGATCCTTGCCTTTGTGGTGATCGTCATTGGCGGGATCGGATCCATTAAAGGGGCGCTTGTGGGGGCCATTCTTGTTGGCATCGTCGACACAATGGGCCGGTTTTTGCTGCCCGCTTTTTTCCAGCTGTTCATGGAGGCTGTTCCGGCCACGACCATCGGATCGGCACTGGCCTCAATGCTTATATATATATTGATGGCCTTTATTCTTATTGTGAAGCCGCGAGGTTTATTCCCTGCCAATGGTTAA
- a CDS encoding ABC transporter substrate-binding protein — MKIAKLIGAGLVGLSMVAGSALAEPVKVGMITTLSGGGSGLGIDVRDGFMLAVKQAGNKDLSVVIEDDARKPATAVQIADKMIQSEKVDILTGIIWSNLAMAVVPNAVAQGKIYISPNAGPSQLAGQGCHANYFNASFQNDILPEGMGAHANKAGLKKTFIMAPNYPAGRDVLNGYKRFYKGDVAKEVYTKLGQKDYAAEIAQIRASGADSVFVFLPGGMGIAFMKQYAQSGVNIPVMGPAFSFDQGILKAVGQAAVGAMNTSHWSKDLDFPGNKKFVESFQKEYGRLPSLYAVQGFDTASLILSAMKKASIKDTDAFRAAIKEADFESPRGKLKFGNNQHLIQKIYVREVIKEGDIYTNKVVGVALEEHQDSYAAKCKM, encoded by the coding sequence ATGAAAATAGCTAAATTGATAGGAGCGGGCCTTGTCGGACTGTCCATGGTTGCAGGATCGGCGTTAGCAGAGCCTGTTAAAGTCGGGATGATCACGACATTATCCGGTGGTGGTTCCGGGCTGGGAATTGATGTCCGTGATGGTTTCATGCTGGCTGTGAAACAGGCGGGCAATAAGGACCTGAGCGTTGTTATTGAAGATGATGCGCGCAAACCTGCGACGGCGGTGCAAATTGCTGACAAAATGATCCAAAGTGAGAAAGTGGATATTCTGACCGGTATTATCTGGTCAAATCTTGCCATGGCAGTTGTTCCAAATGCCGTTGCACAAGGTAAGATCTACATTTCGCCAAATGCCGGTCCGTCCCAATTGGCGGGTCAGGGATGTCATGCAAACTATTTCAATGCATCATTCCAGAACGACATCCTGCCGGAAGGTATGGGCGCCCATGCCAATAAAGCGGGATTGAAAAAAACCTTCATCATGGCGCCAAACTATCCAGCGGGCCGCGATGTTCTGAACGGGTATAAGCGCTTTTACAAAGGTGACGTGGCAAAAGAAGTTTACACAAAACTCGGTCAGAAGGATTATGCGGCCGAAATCGCACAGATCCGGGCGTCTGGTGCAGACAGCGTCTTTGTCTTCCTGCCAGGCGGTATGGGGATTGCGTTCATGAAGCAGTATGCGCAGTCAGGCGTTAATATCCCTGTAATGGGTCCTGCTTTCTCGTTTGATCAGGGCATTCTGAAAGCAGTGGGTCAGGCCGCTGTTGGTGCGATGAATACGTCTCATTGGTCGAAAGATCTGGATTTTCCAGGAAACAAAAAATTTGTTGAAAGCTTTCAGAAGGAATATGGCCGGTTGCCTTCATTGTATGCCGTCCAGGGTTTTGATACTGCGAGCCTGATTTTGTCAGCGATGAAAAAGGCAAGTATTAAAGATACAGATGCGTTCCGTGCTGCCATCAAGGAAGCAGACTTCGAGTCTCCACGCGGTAAGTTGAAATTTGGAAATAACCAACACCTTATTCAGAAAATCTATGTGCGTGAAGTGATCAAGGAAGGTGACATCTACACAAATAAAGTGGTCGGTGTTGCTCTTGAAGAGCATCAGGACAGCTATGCTGCAAAATGTAAAATGTAG
- a CDS encoding AMP-binding protein — MLGPSAHTDTFTRDSLPPEDQWPEINLAMLNYPEHLNVGVELTDRMVERGFGDHTALIGNGRRRTYKELSDWTNRLAHALVDEYGVKPGNRVLIRSANNPAMVACWLAATKAGAVVVNTMPMLRAGELLQIVEKAKISFALCDTRLMDELVSCAKTSPHLDKVVGFDGTANFDAELDRIALNKPVRFDAVKTGRDDVALLGFTSGTTGEPKATMHFHRDLLIIADGYAREVLNVTPDDIFVGSPPLAFTFGLGGLAIFPLRFGAAATLLEKAAPADMIDIIETYKATICFTAPTAYRAMMQAMDDGADLSSLRAAVSAGETLPAPVYDAWLEKTGKPMLDGIGSTEMLHIFISNRFGDSKAACTGKPVVGYEAMIVDEQMQELPPGEVGRLAVRGPTGCRYLADERQKHYVRNGWNLTGDSFSMDEDGYFHFAARSDDMIISSGYNIAGPEVEAALLAHDAVSECAVIGVPDADRGQIVEAHIVLNTGFEKNEAQKKLLQNHVKATLAPYKYPRSVIFTESLPKTQTGKIQRFRLRAEER, encoded by the coding sequence ATGCTGGGACCGAGTGCACATACGGATACTTTTACCCGGGATAGTCTGCCACCGGAAGATCAATGGCCTGAGATTAATTTGGCAATGCTGAATTATCCTGAACATCTGAACGTAGGTGTTGAACTTACCGATCGGATGGTAGAGCGGGGTTTTGGCGATCATACTGCGTTGATCGGCAATGGCCGCCGCCGAACCTATAAAGAGCTGTCCGACTGGACAAACCGGCTTGCCCATGCGTTGGTCGATGAATACGGGGTCAAACCGGGCAATCGAGTGTTGATCCGGTCGGCTAACAATCCGGCGATGGTCGCTTGCTGGCTGGCTGCGACAAAGGCGGGAGCTGTTGTTGTCAATACCATGCCGATGCTGCGCGCGGGAGAGCTTTTGCAAATCGTTGAAAAAGCCAAAATTTCCTTTGCGCTATGTGATACCCGTCTGATGGACGAGCTGGTTTCCTGTGCAAAAACAAGTCCGCATCTGGATAAGGTTGTCGGATTTGACGGAACCGCTAATTTCGACGCGGAGCTGGATCGGATTGCATTAAACAAGCCCGTTCGTTTCGATGCAGTAAAAACCGGCCGGGATGACGTGGCGCTGCTTGGATTTACCTCTGGCACGACCGGAGAGCCAAAAGCCACCATGCATTTTCACCGGGATTTATTGATCATTGCAGATGGATATGCCCGTGAAGTATTGAACGTAACGCCAGACGATATTTTTGTTGGCTCTCCGCCTTTGGCTTTTACGTTCGGTTTGGGAGGGCTGGCCATTTTCCCATTGCGTTTTGGAGCCGCGGCAACCCTGCTTGAAAAAGCAGCACCGGCGGATATGATTGATATTATCGAAACCTACAAGGCAACCATCTGTTTTACAGCCCCCACAGCATATCGGGCGATGATGCAGGCAATGGATGACGGTGCAGACCTGTCGTCTTTGCGCGCAGCGGTGTCGGCCGGCGAAACGCTGCCCGCGCCCGTTTATGATGCGTGGCTTGAAAAAACAGGAAAGCCGATGCTGGACGGCATCGGCTCTACAGAAATGCTGCATATCTTCATTTCAAACCGGTTTGGTGATTCCAAAGCCGCCTGCACTGGAAAGCCGGTTGTTGGTTACGAAGCGATGATTGTGGATGAACAGATGCAGGAATTGCCGCCTGGCGAGGTCGGTCGCTTGGCGGTTCGGGGTCCAACAGGATGCCGGTATCTGGCTGATGAACGGCAGAAACATTATGTCCGAAACGGGTGGAACCTGACCGGCGATTCCTTTTCAATGGATGAAGACGGTTACTTTCATTTTGCCGCCCGCTCAGATGATATGATCATTTCGTCCGGCTATAATATCGCAGGTCCGGAAGTCGAGGCCGCGCTTCTTGCCCATGACGCCGTGAGCGAATGCGCTGTTATTGGTGTGCCAGATGCAGACCGCGGACAAATTGTGGAAGCGCATATTGTGTTGAATACGGGTTTTGAAAAAAATGAGGCGCAGAAAAAACTGCTTCAAAATCATGTGAAGGCGACATTGGCGCCTTACAAATATCCAAGATCTGTCATATTCACAGAAAGTCTGCCAAAAACACAAACTGGTAAAATTCAAAGATTCCGGTTGCGAGCAGAAGAAAGATGA
- a CDS encoding acyl-CoA dehydrogenase family protein: MSDRSFLDWPFFDDHHRRLAEELDGWCTKNLPVDHSDVDQACKDLVAKLGAAGFLTYSAIDPDNPQPLDVRSLCLIRETLARHDGLADFAFAMQGLGTGAISFFGTPEQQQWLHKTRSGHALSAFALSEPRSGSDVANMDMQAVLDGDHYFLNGEKTWISNGGIADLYCVFARTGEAPGARGLSAFLVPAETPGLTVKERLEVIAPHPLATLSFKDVKIPASALIGQSGQGFKLSMAVLDVFRSTVGAAALGFARRALDETVNRVQNRDLFGAPLFDLQMVQGHVAEMALDVDAAALLVYRAAWTKDNGADRVTREAAMAKLYATDRAQVVIDKAVQLHGGDGVRSGSVVEGLYREIRALRIYEGASDVQKVVIARQTLNG; the protein is encoded by the coding sequence ATGTCAGATCGCAGTTTTCTTGATTGGCCCTTTTTTGACGATCATCATCGCCGCCTGGCAGAAGAACTGGACGGCTGGTGCACCAAAAACCTACCGGTCGATCACTCCGATGTGGATCAGGCCTGTAAAGACCTGGTTGCAAAACTGGGCGCGGCGGGGTTTTTAACCTATTCGGCCATCGACCCTGACAATCCGCAGCCACTGGATGTGCGGTCCCTGTGTCTTATTCGCGAAACACTCGCCCGTCATGACGGTTTGGCTGATTTTGCGTTTGCCATGCAGGGTCTTGGAACAGGGGCGATTAGTTTCTTTGGTACGCCTGAGCAGCAACAGTGGTTGCATAAAACCCGGTCCGGTCACGCGTTATCGGCCTTTGCACTGTCCGAACCGCGTTCCGGTTCTGATGTTGCCAATATGGACATGCAGGCTGTTCTGGACGGTGATCATTATTTTCTTAATGGGGAGAAAACCTGGATTTCCAACGGCGGAATTGCCGATCTTTATTGTGTTTTTGCAAGAACGGGAGAAGCCCCCGGTGCGCGCGGTCTTTCAGCCTTTCTTGTGCCAGCGGAGACGCCGGGTTTGACGGTTAAGGAGCGACTTGAAGTGATAGCGCCGCATCCGCTTGCAACCCTGTCTTTTAAGGATGTCAAAATCCCCGCCTCTGCGCTGATCGGGCAGTCGGGACAGGGATTTAAGCTGTCGATGGCGGTTCTGGATGTTTTCCGGTCGACAGTTGGCGCGGCAGCCTTGGGGTTTGCCCGCCGGGCACTGGATGAAACCGTAAACAGGGTGCAAAATCGAGATCTGTTTGGGGCGCCGCTGTTTGATTTGCAAATGGTGCAGGGGCATGTGGCGGAAATGGCGCTGGATGTGGATGCTGCAGCGTTGCTTGTGTACCGGGCGGCATGGACCAAGGATAACGGCGCGGATCGGGTCACACGGGAAGCGGCGATGGCAAAATTATATGCAACCGATCGTGCCCAAGTGGTGATTGATAAAGCCGTGCAATTGCATGGTGGCGACGGTGTTCGTTCCGGATCAGTCGTGGAAGGTCTGTATCGTGAAATACGGGCGTTGCGGATTTATGAAGGGGCATCAGATGTCCAAAAAGTCGTTATTGCGCGTCAGACGCTGAACGGATAG
- a CDS encoding enoyl-CoA hydratase family protein, translated as MTKMADLKPEHFLWEMVGETAVIRLNNPERKNPLTFESYAELRDTFRDLHYADDVKAVVFLPNGGNFCSGGDVHDIIGPLTRMDMADLLKFTRMTGDFVKAMINCGKPIISAVDGVAVGAGAIITMASDMRIATPAAKTAFLFTRVGLAGCDMGACAMLPRIIGQGRAADLLYTGRVMNAEEGERWGYYSRLLAADQLEDTAMEMAGRIVAGPNFAHSITKTQLNHEWSMSLEQAIEAEAQAQAICMQTQDFHRAYHAFVAKEKPVFEGN; from the coding sequence ATGACCAAGATGGCAGACCTTAAACCAGAACATTTTCTATGGGAAATGGTAGGCGAGACAGCGGTTATTCGCCTGAATAACCCAGAGCGTAAAAACCCGCTGACGTTTGAAAGCTATGCCGAACTCAGGGATACCTTTCGGGATTTGCATTATGCAGACGATGTAAAAGCCGTGGTCTTTCTGCCCAATGGCGGGAATTTTTGTTCTGGTGGCGATGTTCATGATATTATCGGCCCGCTTACCCGAATGGATATGGCGGATCTTCTTAAATTTACCCGAATGACAGGCGACTTTGTCAAAGCCATGATCAATTGCGGAAAGCCGATTATATCCGCCGTTGATGGTGTTGCGGTGGGCGCGGGGGCGATCATCACCATGGCGTCGGATATGCGCATAGCAACGCCCGCTGCGAAAACGGCCTTTCTGTTCACCCGGGTTGGTCTGGCCGGCTGTGATATGGGGGCCTGTGCAATGCTGCCAAGAATTATCGGGCAGGGTCGCGCGGCGGATCTTCTTTATACGGGCCGGGTGATGAACGCCGAAGAAGGGGAGCGCTGGGGATATTACAGTCGCCTGTTGGCCGCGGATCAGTTGGAAGACACTGCGATGGAGATGGCAGGCCGGATCGTTGCCGGACCGAATTTCGCCCATTCCATCACTAAAACGCAGCTCAACCATGAATGGTCGATGAGCTTGGAGCAGGCCATTGAGGCCGAAGCGCAGGCGCAGGCCATTTGTATGCAGACCCAGGATTTCCACCGGGCCTACCATGCGTTTGTTGCCAAAGAAAAACCCGTTTTTGAGGGGAACTGA
- a CDS encoding MarR family winged helix-turn-helix transcriptional regulator, which translates to MIDLGSETFSTEDVPDGEKQRVRLWLRILKVSRAIEAELRERLRTRYKSTLPRFDVMSALYRHKDGLKMSELSAALMVSNGNVTGIIERLVGELLVERTPIPSDRRAMRVCLTEKGRHEFKAMARVHQGWINELLQDVNPDDAALISSLLDLNITTNRGNNVGGGDKQ; encoded by the coding sequence ATGATTGATTTAGGATCAGAAACCTTTTCTACAGAAGATGTCCCGGACGGCGAAAAACAGCGTGTGCGACTGTGGCTGCGGATATTGAAAGTCTCTCGCGCCATTGAAGCGGAACTGCGGGAACGGTTAAGGACCCGCTACAAATCGACGTTGCCGCGCTTTGATGTGATGTCGGCCCTGTATCGTCATAAAGACGGTCTTAAGATGAGTGAGCTGTCGGCCGCCCTTATGGTGTCCAATGGAAATGTGACCGGAATAATCGAGCGGCTCGTTGGTGAGTTGCTGGTGGAACGGACCCCTATTCCAAGCGATCGCCGCGCGATGCGGGTATGTCTGACTGAAAAAGGCCGTCACGAATTCAAGGCAATGGCACGGGTCCATCAAGGCTGGATTAACGAGCTTTTGCAAGATGTTAATCCCGATGATGCCGCTCTGATCAGTAGCCTTCTGGATCTTAATATTACAACAAACCGCGGGAATAACGTTGGTGGTGGAGACAAACAATGA
- a CDS encoding SDR family NAD(P)-dependent oxidoreductase: protein MTDLTGKHILITGGGTGVGREIALQLAAAGAAVTVTGRRQAPLDEVSAQHSAIQAISADVTDPASMADLVREAAKRQGPIDITIANAGAADSKPFNRMTTEDWTQALMINLTGVFNSFQATLPAMERSGWGRLISIASTAGLKGYAYVSAYCAAKHGVIGLTKSLALELATKGITVNAVCPGFTETPMLEKSIENIMKKTGMDQAAAIKALQATNPMGRFIQPEEIARTVLWLCDDNSGSITGQAISVSGGEV, encoded by the coding sequence ATGACGGACTTAACAGGAAAGCATATTCTGATAACGGGCGGCGGCACTGGTGTGGGGCGCGAAATCGCGTTGCAGCTTGCCGCGGCAGGGGCTGCGGTAACGGTTACAGGACGCCGGCAGGCTCCTCTGGACGAGGTTTCGGCGCAACATTCGGCAATTCAGGCGATTTCCGCCGATGTGACCGATCCTGCTTCTATGGCGGACCTGGTGCGGGAGGCCGCCAAACGTCAGGGGCCGATTGACATCACAATCGCAAATGCGGGCGCCGCCGACAGTAAACCGTTCAATAGAATGACAACTGAAGACTGGACGCAGGCCCTGATGATTAACCTCACCGGTGTTTTTAACAGTTTTCAAGCAACATTGCCGGCGATGGAGCGGTCGGGATGGGGTCGGTTGATTTCGATTGCCTCCACAGCCGGGCTTAAAGGATATGCATATGTGTCGGCCTATTGCGCGGCCAAGCATGGGGTTATCGGTTTGACCAAATCACTTGCCTTGGAATTAGCCACCAAGGGCATCACGGTAAATGCGGTTTGCCCGGGCTTTACAGAAACGCCCATGCTGGAAAAATCCATCGAAAATATCATGAAGAAAACGGGAATGGATCAAGCGGCGGCCATCAAGGCGCTGCAGGCAACCAACCCAATGGGGCGGTTTATTCAACCCGAAGAAATTGCCCGAACGGTGCTGTGGCTGTGTGATGACAATTCGGGGTCGATAACCGGTCAGGCTATTTCAGTGTCCGGAGGGGAAGTATGA
- a CDS encoding bifunctional salicylyl-CoA 5-hydroxylase/oxidoreductase produces MKIACLGGGPSGLYFAISMKLRDPSHDITVIERNRPDDTFGWGVVLSDETLVNLQENDPVSAEEIRKHFAYWDDIAVVHKGERTVSSGHGFCGIGRKQFLILLQARAQELGIKLQFEIEAEDVEHYMANFDLVIASDGLNSKARTRFEDVFKPDIDVRKCKFVWLGTHQKFDDAFTFIFEKTDKGWIWVHAYQFDEDTATFIVECSEETYDNFGFADLSQQESIALCEKIFAKHLGGHKLMTNAGHIRGSAWINFPRVLCQRWSHENLVLMGDAAASAHFSIGSGSKLAVESAIALADYLHSEPTLQAAFAKYEDDRRVEVLKLQSAARNSLEWFEEIERYLDLDPVQFNYSLLTRSQRISHENLRLRDPNWLEGAEHWFQQQAGADRNLPTRAPMFAPYQLRDMHLKNRVVVSPMAQYKAVDGAPTDWHLIHYGERAKGGAGLVYVEMTCVSAEGRITPGCPGLYHDDHIGAWKRITDFVHAETDAKICVQLGHSGAKGSTQLGWEEMDAPLKEGNWPLLSASNIPWSPNNQAPKSMTRNDMDMVRDQFVAAAKRAEAAGFDMLEIHAAHGYLLSSFITPLTNNRQDAYGGSLENRMRYPLEIFHAVREVWPHEKPISVRISANDWVEEQGVTPAEAVEMAALLKEAGVDICDVSAGQTSIKAEPVYGRMFQTPFSDRIRNEAHMATMAVGNIYEPDHVNSILLAGRADLVCLARPHLANPYWTLHAAAGLKDEMTRWPDPYGPGADQLKRLAERGETTGMKV; encoded by the coding sequence ATGAAGATTGCGTGTTTGGGAGGCGGGCCATCTGGCCTATATTTTGCGATCAGTATGAAACTGAGAGACCCCTCGCATGACATTACGGTTATTGAAAGGAACCGGCCTGATGATACGTTTGGCTGGGGCGTGGTTCTTTCCGATGAAACTCTGGTTAACCTTCAGGAAAACGACCCTGTCAGTGCGGAGGAAATCCGCAAGCATTTTGCCTATTGGGACGATATCGCGGTTGTCCATAAGGGCGAGCGAACTGTCTCAAGCGGTCATGGCTTTTGCGGTATTGGGCGAAAACAGTTCTTAATCCTGTTACAGGCGCGCGCCCAGGAACTGGGGATCAAACTTCAGTTCGAAATAGAAGCCGAAGACGTTGAACATTATATGGCCAACTTCGATCTGGTGATTGCGTCGGATGGTTTGAATTCCAAAGCCCGCACACGGTTTGAAGATGTTTTCAAGCCGGATATCGATGTTCGCAAATGTAAATTTGTCTGGTTGGGAACGCACCAGAAATTTGACGATGCCTTCACATTTATCTTTGAAAAAACGGATAAAGGCTGGATTTGGGTGCACGCCTATCAGTTTGATGAAGATACGGCAACTTTCATTGTTGAATGTTCAGAAGAAACCTATGACAATTTTGGCTTTGCTGATTTAAGCCAGCAGGAAAGCATCGCCCTGTGTGAAAAGATTTTTGCGAAACATCTGGGCGGCCATAAGTTGATGACCAATGCCGGGCATATTCGGGGATCGGCCTGGATTAATTTCCCCCGCGTTCTTTGTCAGCGCTGGTCCCACGAAAATCTGGTTCTGATGGGGGACGCGGCAGCAAGTGCGCATTTCTCAATTGGTTCGGGCAGCAAGCTTGCGGTGGAAAGTGCGATTGCGTTGGCTGATTATCTGCATTCTGAACCCACCTTGCAGGCAGCCTTTGCCAAATATGAAGACGACCGCCGGGTTGAGGTCTTAAAGCTTCAGTCGGCCGCCAGGAATTCGCTGGAATGGTTTGAAGAGATCGAGCGGTATCTGGATCTGGATCCTGTGCAGTTCAATTATTCGCTGCTTACCCGTTCACAGCGTATTTCACATGAAAATTTGCGTCTGCGAGACCCGAATTGGCTGGAAGGGGCCGAACACTGGTTCCAACAGCAAGCCGGTGCTGATCGTAATCTGCCGACCCGCGCGCCGATGTTTGCGCCTTATCAACTGCGCGATATGCATCTTAAAAACCGGGTCGTTGTCTCTCCCATGGCACAATATAAAGCGGTAGACGGTGCGCCGACAGACTGGCATCTGATCCATTATGGAGAGCGGGCCAAAGGCGGTGCCGGGCTGGTCTATGTCGAAATGACCTGCGTCAGTGCCGAGGGCCGCATTACACCAGGGTGTCCGGGTCTTTATCATGATGATCATATTGGTGCCTGGAAAAGAATCACAGATTTTGTTCATGCCGAAACGGACGCAAAGATATGTGTCCAGCTTGGTCATTCCGGGGCAAAAGGCTCTACCCAACTCGGGTGGGAAGAAATGGACGCGCCTTTAAAAGAGGGGAACTGGCCCCTTCTTTCTGCGTCGAACATTCCGTGGTCCCCCAATAATCAGGCCCCGAAATCCATGACACGCAATGACATGGATATGGTGCGCGATCAATTTGTAGCAGCCGCCAAACGGGCGGAGGCCGCCGGTTTTGATATGCTGGAAATCCATGCAGCTCACGGATATCTGCTGTCGTCCTTTATTACGCCCCTGACCAATAACCGGCAGGACGCGTATGGGGGATCGCTAGAAAACCGGATGCGGTATCCTTTGGAAATATTCCACGCAGTCCGGGAGGTTTGGCCGCATGAAAAACCCATATCGGTTCGTATTTCTGCCAATGACTGGGTGGAAGAACAGGGGGTTACTCCTGCAGAAGCGGTTGAAATGGCCGCACTTCTTAAAGAGGCAGGCGTTGATATTTGTGACGTTTCCGCTGGACAAACCTCCATCAAGGCAGAACCGGTTTATGGTCGTATGTTCCAAACTCCTTTTTCAGACCGGATCCGGAACGAAGCCCATATGGCAACGATGGCAGTGGGGAATATCTATGAGCCAGATCATGTAAATTCCATCCTGCTTGCAGGGCGTGCGGACCTTGTGTGTCTGGCCCGACCTCACTTAGCCAATCCATACTGGACATTGCATGCGGCCGCGGGCCTAAAGGATGAGATGACGCGTTGGCCGGACCCTTATGGACCTGGCGCCGACCAGTTGAAACGGTTGGCAGAGCGGGGCGAAACTACCGGCATGAAGGTCTAG
- a CDS encoding DUF2059 domain-containing protein, translating into MNFRYLSVLSMCLASSPLMAEELTDEKKAVIDTILTLTNAQKSAYEGIDQMSGQLTQMLKAVPQLKKPGLAEKVSDKFVLFAKSRMKKDRMLNEISYPIYHKYFTLEELKALRGFYQTPLGKKLGSANPAIVQESSVAAKAYFAGLQPEMQVIVTQVLQSEAE; encoded by the coding sequence ATGAATTTCAGATATCTAAGCGTTCTATCAATGTGCCTCGCCTCGTCCCCTCTTATGGCCGAGGAACTAACAGACGAAAAGAAAGCCGTCATTGATACCATTTTAACATTAACCAATGCTCAGAAATCCGCTTACGAAGGCATCGACCAAATGTCTGGTCAACTGACGCAAATGCTAAAGGCAGTACCGCAGCTGAAAAAGCCCGGACTTGCGGAAAAAGTGAGCGACAAATTTGTTCTTTTCGCAAAATCACGCATGAAAAAAGACAGGATGTTAAATGAAATCAGTTACCCGATTTACCATAAATATTTTACGTTAGAGGAACTGAAAGCACTGCGCGGATTTTACCAGACACCTTTGGGCAAAAAACTGGGCTCTGCAAACCCAGCAATTGTTCAGGAAAGCTCGGTCGCAGCAAAGGCATATTTTGCAGGCCTTCAACCTGAAATGCAGGTCATTGTGACTCAGGTTCTACAGAGCGAAGCCGAGTAA